Proteins encoded by one window of Rouxiella chamberiensis:
- a CDS encoding phage repressor protein CI has translation MSLQINFETGGGKVLDRVLAAYGFTTKIALCEHLGIASSSLANRYKRDFFPSDIVIRCIAETGASLKWLATGEGTAGDAGDQNAVKCLSDTLVNVPCSNLINGELRKEYDLKIDSRFLPNNADGMSLHLVIENSIQYFINKDITDLKDGKWLVQIEGALSIRTLTRIPVGRGSHSRRWG, from the coding sequence GTGAGCCTACAAATAAATTTTGAAACTGGTGGCGGTAAAGTGTTGGATCGAGTCCTAGCCGCCTACGGATTTACAACTAAGATCGCCTTGTGCGAGCACTTAGGGATTGCAAGTAGCAGCTTAGCCAACCGTTACAAGCGGGATTTCTTTCCGTCGGATATTGTGATTAGGTGCATTGCAGAGACTGGCGCAAGCCTGAAATGGCTTGCCACAGGGGAAGGAACGGCCGGTGATGCAGGAGATCAGAATGCGGTCAAATGCCTTTCTGATACTTTAGTTAACGTTCCCTGCAGCAACTTGATAAACGGGGAGTTAAGAAAAGAATATGACTTAAAGATTGATTCAAGATTTTTACCAAACAATGCAGACGGTATGTCTCTCCATCTCGTAATCGAGAACAGCATCCAGTATTTCATCAATAAAGATATTACAGATTTAAAAGATGGGAAATGGCTTGTCCAAATCGAAGGGGCGTTATCCATCAGGACGTTAACTAGAATCCCGGTTGGCCGCGGTTCGCATTCAAGGCGATGGGGCTGA
- a CDS encoding phage regulatory CII family protein: MFDYRISTHAHYAEACRKFALAHNLAEIGPKAGMSVQVLRNKLNPEQNHRLTIEELMVLTDLTEDPTLLDGMLAQINCLPSVPVNEMTAEKLPVYVMKATAAVGSVAAEVISTERMTACRQGAFTAGINSAIRCLTLAGISLQARIHSNPALSSTAEVISGLGASIGLS; this comes from the coding sequence ATGTTTGATTATCGCATTTCCACACATGCCCACTATGCCGAAGCTTGTCGCAAGTTTGCTTTAGCACACAATCTCGCAGAAATAGGGCCGAAAGCAGGAATGTCCGTTCAGGTTTTACGTAACAAGCTCAACCCTGAACAAAACCACCGCTTGACGATTGAAGAGCTGATGGTGTTAACCGATTTAACCGAAGACCCGACATTGCTTGACGGGATGCTGGCTCAAATCAATTGCCTCCCATCAGTGCCGGTAAATGAAATGACAGCCGAAAAATTGCCGGTTTATGTAATGAAGGCAACGGCAGCAGTGGGCAGCGTGGCCGCCGAGGTTATATCAACAGAACGAATGACAGCCTGCCGCCAGGGTGCGTTTACCGCAGGTATCAATTCTGCAATTCGCTGCCTGACATTGGCCGGAATATCTTTACAGGCTCGCATTCACTCTAACCCTGCGCTTTCCTCAACTGCCGAGGTAATTAGCGGGTTAGGCGCATCAATAGGACTGAGTTAA
- a CDS encoding phage filamentation protein Fil family protein codes for MTISIAPLLKQQSPSRHFGHGWIELPNGNRWNPERKHVMAVKASKPKQARKLLKRLFG; via the coding sequence ATGACTATCTCAATTGCACCCTTATTAAAGCAGCAAAGTCCGTCTCGTCACTTCGGCCACGGATGGATTGAATTGCCAAACGGTAATCGCTGGAATCCTGAAAGAAAACACGTAATGGCTGTAAAGGCATCCAAGCCGAAGCAGGCAAGAAAATTGTTAAAACGCTTATTTGGTTGA
- a CDS encoding DUF2732 family protein: MRNIQIHQIKVGAEKVQVPTAQEGFLLALTEARLDERKNLTAVFAARLEAIAAHLIHKEIDGRGAVETLRQEAERIRSESEEIH, from the coding sequence ATGCGAAACATTCAAATTCATCAAATCAAAGTTGGCGCTGAAAAGGTGCAGGTGCCTACCGCGCAAGAGGGTTTTCTATTGGCCCTGACCGAAGCTCGCCTGGACGAGCGTAAAAACCTTACCGCTGTATTTGCTGCAAGGCTGGAAGCTATTGCCGCACATCTGATTCATAAAGAAATCGACGGTCGCGGCGCAGTGGAAACACTCCGGCAGGAGGCCGAGCGTATTCGCAGTGAGTCTGAGGAAATCCACTAA
- a CDS encoding DUF5405 family protein, whose translation MGKVREVEGKSIFEGRNKVAISDFYFIVPKGGEYILAQKVIDKSSSREHLTTYAVYQNLVSLYNDFVHRSISALIYSKQINDAEDLEREIKRLCKLCKVATTTLTKDK comes from the coding sequence ATGGGCAAGGTTCGGGAGGTCGAGGGAAAATCTATTTTTGAAGGGCGTAATAAAGTCGCTATTTCAGATTTCTATTTCATCGTCCCGAAAGGTGGGGAATATATCCTTGCGCAAAAGGTAATTGATAAATCTTCTAGTCGTGAACATCTGACAACCTATGCGGTGTATCAAAATCTAGTCAGCTTATATAACGACTTTGTGCATAGAAGTATCTCTGCATTGATTTATTCCAAGCAAATAAATGATGCAGAGGATTTGGAACGAGAAATTAAACGTCTTTGCAAGTTATGCAAAGTAGCTACAACAACCCTAACAAAGGATAAATAA
- a CDS encoding TraR/DksA C4-type zinc finger protein yields MSDPMDLEQARQAEVLDAQIKAATSKPVSVSTMTCVDCEDVISAERRATIIGVTRCVDCQSSEEKKERLFKRFY; encoded by the coding sequence ATGAGTGATCCAATGGATTTAGAGCAGGCAAGGCAGGCCGAAGTTTTGGACGCGCAAATCAAAGCTGCAACCAGTAAACCGGTCAGTGTATCTACTATGACGTGTGTTGACTGTGAGGATGTTATTTCAGCGGAACGTCGGGCGACCATTATTGGTGTGACGCGTTGTGTCGATTGCCAATCATCAGAAGAAAAGAAAGAGCGTCTATTTAAAAGATTTTACTGA